AAAAAAGATCAACTCTTGAAAGATAGTGCTAAAAAAATAGATGATCTCAACGCTTACTTGCAAGATAAAAGTAAGCAAGTTCTGGATGCAGTATCGGAAAAAGTCCAAGAATCCAAAGATGCTGTTGAAGTTTACGGTGGTATCGCCGCAGAAACAGTTGAAGAATCTTTGGGACAGGCTAAAGAAAAGGTAGAAGGAATTGGCGAAGCTACTAGCCAAACTATCCAATCTAAAATGGAAAAACTCACTAGCGATAAGACAGATGCTGATGATGAAAAATAGGTTTTAAAATACCTTTAAGATAAGACAAAAAGTGCCATTAGGCACTTTTTTAATCTTCTGTTGGAACAATAATCGAAACGGCTTTTGGAATGATATCTAATTGAATGGGCAGATAGTCACTTTTATCCCCATCAATCCTGGTACGTGGTAATATCGCTTGTTTTTTAGCTTGTGGTAGTAAGCTAAGCGTATTGGCTTGAAAATGACTGATTTCCTCTGCTTTGGAAAAATCACCCTGTTTAAAATCATTAATATGCCATAAAAATTTAAAGAAAGAGACTTTTTTCATGGTATAAACTTGGAAATAGCCATCGTCAGCTTGAGCACCAGGAGAAAAAGAAGGAAAACCAGCAATGGTATTTGTCATCGTGATTAAGAGAAACTTCGTTTTCAGGTGAATACGATGGTTGTGGCTAATTAAAGAGATGGCATAGCTGCGATTTCGTTTCAGTATTCGAATACTATCTTTTAAAAATGCTAGAGGACCAAAGCGTCGTTTTTCCTCAGCCGTTACGTCGGCAGCAATATCAGCCAGTAATCCTAAAGTTAAACTGGAAATCATGTATTGCTGGTTAGCTTTGCAAATATCAACTTGCTTGATTTGTCCAGTCAAGATAGTATCCAACGCCTCAGTAATTTGTAAAGGGATATGCATAGCCTTGGCAAAATTATTGACTGTCCCTGAGGGCACTAAGCCTATTAAACAATGAGCTCCTCCTTCATAGATGCCACCGATGATTTTATTTAGTGTCCCATCGCCACCAAGAGGGATAACCAAGTCAATCTTGTCCTTAGCAGCTTGTTTTGCTAATTGAAAAGCCTGGTCAGCATCTTTAGGGGTAATAACTTTTACAGAATCTTCGGAAAAACCATGTTGGCAAAAATAGTCTTTGACTTGCCTAGCAAGTTGGCTTTCTTTCTTTCCAGAATTAGGATTGTAAAAAATCCGAACGGTTTTCATCAGGTCTCTCCTTTGACAGCTTATTACTTGCTATCCATTATACCACTTCTAAGAATTGATGTCTTACATCAAATCATCACATTAAGCCTCTCAATCAGTCTGAGCATCTATTTGTCTTAAAGCATAAAGAAAGTGATAGCGATAAATTGGAGGGCAGAGGCCAATAAAATAAAGAGATGCCAAATCATGTGGAAGTAGGGTCTTTTTTTGGCATAAAATACCGCTCCAATGGTATAAGACAAGCCACCAAATAACATGAGAAGACCAAAAGCAAGACTAGTTTTTTGAATGATGACTGGCAAGATAAACACAACGAGCCAGCCCATAACGATATAAAGCATCAAACTGAATTTTTCATTGATACGTTTGGCAAAAATTTTGTATAAAATCCCAAAAAGCGTAATGCCCCACTGCAAAACAATAATGATATAGCCTAGCCAACCAGAAACAAGGGATAAGGCAACAGGTGTATAACTTCCTGCGATAGCAATATAAATCATACTGTGATCAATAATGCGTAGAATGTATTTGTGAACCGAACCATAAGCCATGGAGTGGTAAATCGTAGAGGACAAAAACATCAAAAAGAGACTGATGACAAAGATGGAGATACCAATAGCGGCTTTAAGGTCATAAGTTTGATAAGCATAGCTGGCTGAAATA
The genomic region above belongs to Streptococcus pyogenes and contains:
- a CDS encoding diacylglycerol/lipid kinase family protein, which encodes MKTVRIFYNPNSGKKESQLARQVKDYFCQHGFSEDSVKVITPKDADQAFQLAKQAAKDKIDLVIPLGGDGTLNKIIGGIYEGGAHCLIGLVPSGTVNNFAKAMHIPLQITEALDTILTGQIKQVDICKANQQYMISSLTLGLLADIAADVTAEEKRRFGPLAFLKDSIRILKRNRSYAISLISHNHRIHLKTKFLLITMTNTIAGFPSFSPGAQADDGYFQVYTMKKVSFFKFLWHINDFKQGDFSKAEEISHFQANTLSLLPQAKKQAILPRTRIDGDKSDYLPIQLDIIPKAVSIIVPTED
- the trhA gene encoding PAQR family membrane homeostasis protein TrhA, with protein sequence MNQTFKQSLPLSFSEEVANSVTHAIGAFAMLILLPISASYAYQTYDLKAAIGISIFVISLFLMFLSSTIYHSMAYGSVHKYILRIIDHSMIYIAIAGSYTPVALSLVSGWLGYIIIVLQWGITLFGILYKIFAKRINEKFSLMLYIVMGWLVVFILPVIIQKTSLAFGLLMLFGGLSYTIGAVFYAKKRPYFHMIWHLFILLASALQFIAITFFML